A single Vibrio sp. YMD68 DNA region contains:
- a CDS encoding sigma-54 dependent transcriptional regulator, whose protein sequence is MVRSNWLAQVTELIGIKSKSELIARFVDIIIEELSLSNCMILTLNSEGRRLIPHEKKINVSWGVDDLSNPFSHVLQNAVPMTLSSDDLLFWQSDRDFTELVSDVGMFESVSIHPLPMHSKQVAMVLYMLGDHNALTQVFLSQNCIKFVNVFTKQWQLLEEMDRKQHDKNVLSESLNEMQRDTKLRNIADKLSQSLVGESNVMQRLRQQIVSAAESQLSIMIQGDTGTGKELVAQAIHRISSGNEKPLVAINCAAIPESLLESELFGYCKGAFSGAESNHKGLIAQADGGTLFLDEIGDMPISLQAKLLRVLETKQFRPIGAKEELSSEFRLVSATHVNLLAQVRNKQFRQDLYYRLLQYPLTLPLLSERLEDIAPLSQHFVHQFNQQHGTNIRGLHYRALDCLKQYSFPGNVRELKSLVEFGCAQCLNASEVGEDCLTHRITGMNVDLHDPAMHHCAQPTLISEPSTTLVHENISTINNLKQAMNEYEKQLICKRLETFSGDRTKAAKSLGIPKRTLAYKCQKLEIKT, encoded by the coding sequence ATAGTGCGTTCTAACTGGTTAGCGCAAGTCACTGAGCTTATTGGCATTAAAAGTAAGAGTGAACTAATCGCTCGATTTGTCGATATTATTATCGAAGAGTTAAGCTTGTCGAACTGCATGATATTAACACTAAACTCTGAGGGGCGTCGCCTCATCCCGCATGAGAAGAAGATTAACGTTTCATGGGGCGTTGATGATCTCAGCAACCCATTTTCTCATGTCTTGCAAAATGCAGTGCCAATGACTCTCTCTTCGGATGATCTCTTATTTTGGCAATCGGACCGCGATTTTACTGAGCTTGTATCTGATGTGGGGATGTTTGAAAGCGTAAGTATTCATCCATTACCGATGCATTCCAAACAAGTGGCGATGGTGTTGTATATGTTAGGCGATCACAATGCGCTCACCCAAGTTTTTTTAAGCCAAAATTGCATCAAGTTCGTTAATGTGTTCACCAAACAATGGCAACTGCTAGAAGAGATGGATCGTAAGCAGCATGATAAGAACGTGCTATCTGAATCACTCAATGAAATGCAACGCGATACCAAACTACGTAATATAGCCGACAAATTGTCTCAATCATTAGTTGGCGAAAGTAATGTAATGCAAAGGCTTCGCCAACAAATTGTCAGTGCCGCTGAATCTCAACTATCGATCATGATACAAGGCGATACTGGCACAGGCAAAGAATTGGTAGCACAAGCCATTCACCGTATTTCTAGTGGCAATGAGAAACCATTAGTTGCTATTAACTGTGCAGCCATTCCAGAAAGCCTACTTGAAAGCGAGCTCTTTGGTTACTGCAAGGGCGCATTTTCTGGCGCAGAATCGAATCACAAAGGTCTGATTGCTCAAGCCGATGGGGGGACACTCTTCCTTGATGAGATTGGCGATATGCCGATTTCGCTACAAGCCAAACTCCTGCGCGTTCTCGAAACAAAGCAGTTTCGACCTATTGGTGCCAAAGAAGAGCTAAGCTCTGAGTTTCGCCTAGTCTCAGCAACACACGTCAACTTACTGGCACAAGTTCGTAATAAACAATTTCGTCAGGATTTGTATTACCGCCTCCTCCAGTACCCGCTGACTCTACCACTCTTGTCTGAACGCCTTGAGGATATTGCGCCGTTAAGCCAGCACTTTGTTCATCAATTCAATCAACAACACGGGACTAACATTCGCGGTTTGCACTATCGCGCTTTGGATTGTTTAAAACAATACTCCTTCCCAGGTAATGTTCGTGAGTTAAAGTCTTTGGTGGAATTTGGCTGTGCTCAATGCCTTAATGCATCGGAAGTGGGTGAGGACTGTCTCACTCATCGTATAACGGGCATGAATGTTGACCTACATGATCCAGCAATGCATCACTGCGCCCAGCCAACTCTTATCAGCGAGCCATCAACCACACTGGTTCATGAGAACATCTCGACTATCAATAATTTAAAACAAGCAATGAATGAATATGAAAAGCAGCTTATTTGTAAGCGACTGGAAACATTCTCCGGAGATCGGACTAAAGCTGCGAAAAGTTTAGGGATCCCTAAACGCACACTCGCCTATAAATGTCAAAAATTGGAGATAAAAACATGA
- the vasI gene encoding type VI secretion system-associated protein VasI: MKKVSIYLLTLWLNGWLFSPLVIANDSTPSQLALAQQCTTVSKRLERLRCFDQAMGTQVQQTTHSMNSDKPQAWRTAFTSALKAQPINVNERHNGDAWLTLSMPQTYESPSPVLMMSCINKISRIELALPIALEAARLEMSVASGPKQYWRSDDIGVLFSSARGLPAISMMKAMLKSPRLTLRSNSSLVDGLQFDATDLDSALIPLRQQCGW; this comes from the coding sequence ATGAAAAAAGTCTCTATTTACCTCCTAACACTCTGGCTAAATGGTTGGCTATTTAGCCCCTTGGTAATTGCCAACGATTCAACACCATCGCAACTTGCTCTCGCTCAACAGTGCACAACCGTCAGTAAGCGATTAGAGCGATTACGTTGTTTTGATCAAGCGATGGGCACACAGGTACAACAAACTACTCACTCTATGAATAGCGACAAACCACAAGCTTGGCGTACTGCGTTCACCAGTGCGCTAAAAGCTCAACCAATTAACGTTAATGAGAGACATAATGGTGATGCTTGGTTAACCTTATCAATGCCTCAAACATATGAGTCACCTTCCCCTGTACTGATGATGAGTTGCATAAATAAGATAAGTCGCATTGAACTTGCGCTTCCCATAGCACTGGAAGCAGCACGACTCGAGATGTCAGTCGCGTCTGGACCTAAACAGTATTGGCGCAGTGATGATATTGGAGTGTTGTTCTCATCTGCACGAGGACTACCTGCAATTTCAATGATGAAAGCGATGCTTAAAAGTCCACGGTTGACGCTGCGTTCTAACTCATCATTAGTTGACGGATTGCAGTTTGACGCAACTGACTTAGATAGCGCTCTTATCCCATTACGACAACAGTGTGGGTGGTAA
- the tssA gene encoding type VI secretion system protein TssA, producing the protein MDITQYRTCIIRPISKESPVGERLLEDPLFDFVEEQMMKVGSLSHAHVQWEEVEHSTVTLLNDKSKDIKLLVYLLQCLHHQLSPKRFITSFGVMSDFIAHYWQDSFPAPGKRGNLPRRKFFSQIAQRFAMAAEKFDFNALDSLEQNELQQAVQEWQSVIETNKLSSDVTESVAVTIINRLKSIQERQNITQSKPQERTAPTTSTSTPSSSLVIDNSSDKAAKHTLLNVAEYLSEQEFSGALAIRVRRHALWGGITTLPDHDHQGQTLLRGMQPERVKEYQDQSSHQPNLALWRRLEQSLTIAPYWFEGQLMSYGIAKTLGLEDWCKAIVEETQSFIERFPTVVELKFKGGAPFISDAVRDWLTTEQGCVAGAAPGSVHWQEKRTEAFSLANEGGLAVAMSMLNEGLVAAIEPRDRFYWRLLSADLLKHHHLEAMAKEQYQTLKKEITQTSVTDWEPSLVEQLEQNTTSD; encoded by the coding sequence ATGGATATTACTCAATATCGAACCTGTATCATTCGTCCAATCAGCAAGGAATCGCCAGTTGGAGAACGGTTATTAGAAGATCCACTGTTTGATTTTGTAGAAGAGCAAATGATGAAAGTCGGCTCTTTATCTCACGCTCATGTGCAATGGGAAGAGGTTGAGCATAGCACTGTCACTTTACTTAATGATAAAAGTAAAGACATTAAACTTCTGGTTTATCTTTTACAATGTCTTCACCATCAACTTTCTCCCAAACGCTTTATCACTTCTTTTGGTGTTATGAGCGATTTCATTGCCCACTATTGGCAAGATTCTTTTCCCGCACCAGGAAAACGAGGCAACTTGCCGAGACGAAAATTCTTCAGTCAAATCGCTCAACGATTTGCCATGGCGGCAGAAAAGTTTGATTTCAACGCACTCGATAGCCTAGAGCAAAATGAGTTGCAACAAGCGGTACAAGAATGGCAATCGGTCATTGAAACGAACAAATTGTCATCAGATGTCACAGAGTCGGTGGCAGTAACGATTATTAATCGACTAAAAAGCATTCAAGAGCGTCAAAACATTACGCAATCCAAACCGCAAGAGCGAACGGCTCCGACAACAAGTACTTCAACACCATCCTCTTCATTGGTTATAGATAACTCGAGCGATAAAGCAGCAAAGCATACGTTACTGAACGTTGCAGAATACCTATCTGAACAAGAGTTCTCAGGTGCATTGGCGATTCGTGTGCGCCGTCATGCGTTGTGGGGGGGGATCACAACGCTTCCTGATCATGATCATCAAGGACAAACCTTACTAAGAGGAATGCAACCTGAGCGAGTAAAAGAGTATCAAGACCAGTCATCACATCAACCTAACCTCGCATTATGGAGGCGTCTGGAGCAGAGTTTGACTATCGCACCTTATTGGTTTGAAGGACAACTGATGAGTTACGGTATTGCAAAAACATTAGGTCTAGAAGATTGGTGCAAAGCGATTGTTGAGGAAACTCAGAGTTTTATTGAACGTTTCCCGACCGTAGTGGAACTTAAATTTAAAGGGGGAGCCCCCTTTATTAGTGATGCCGTTCGAGACTGGCTCACTACGGAACAAGGTTGTGTTGCGGGCGCAGCACCTGGCTCTGTGCACTGGCAAGAAAAGCGCACTGAAGCCTTTAGCTTAGCTAATGAGGGCGGCCTAGCGGTAGCTATGTCGATGCTTAATGAAGGGTTAGTCGCTGCAATCGAGCCACGCGATCGTTTTTACTGGCGCTTATTAAGTGCTGACTTACTTAAACATCATCATTTAGAGGCTATGGCTAAAGAGCAATATCAGACCTTAAAAAAAGAAATCACACAGACGAGCGTCACCGATTGGGAGCCGTCACTTGTCGAACAACTAGAACAAAATACAACGTCAGATTAA
- the tssM gene encoding type VI secretion system membrane subunit TssM, whose product MWKSIIGVVKTFRPGITAALPILLFTLFILLNVAIWWSGPWLDIQGSKPLKSISARGVASFILILLSLSCWGVWQWRKLQGFKNQQQREDQLKQDPIRSYEERQEAELNNVMREMKQSLDTRHYLYALPWYLVLGLENAGKTSLIHRSGQNFALSSTMRASGQKSDNPYSFDWWIGDESVLIDPDGELLTQGNNREERDGELERRLWLHFVNWLEKTRRRRPLNGIVLALDVSHLATANASERKAYANLLRARIRELMDTLATRLPVYITLTKLDLLYGFEPFFRHYSKSQREEILGFTFSLESVDNFDRWLEEFSQDYDQFVARINELFPQTVAEPIEQEERDAIYSFARQISGLQSILKTFFQDALSSDQFSTSALVRGAYFTSVYQQGVPINAFGDSASRRYGLSHSVNKAQKAKNSTTYFTQQLFSNVIYPEAALASDNVRVTKQKRRLIKLSFATCFITSVLLMGSWHRYYQINIHRSDAVLSKVNEYKDSYPSHIALASQKDILEALNYIRHATLEFGFFRDKPRYVSDFGLYQGHTIGPMVENTYLNLLETRFLPLLMTEVVVELKQAKTEEEKLAALRVYRMMTDKSGRYKDYVLNYFSQYWQRAFAGQKKVQAELNEHLDYAMRQTDLASARAQGEIWAEQVMRPYDSTIAKIQSELSSIPNDQRVYRNLKLNAPTALGPAISIRNLIGPTFDIVFEERIANRSLYIPQMLTKEGFENYFMPRSESVSELTLIDSWVLGQSKVAQFSKADKQVLRKKIRNLYIADYVSTWRAALNDINIKYFSDINDAVLVLDNLTSNLEPLQRLLRTLKNNTQIIIGLDPDNDAYDELLKSAQYKVASSIESPFSELNSMLKSVGEQPAYITEVLASVEELKLYLRSIQESPDIGMAALEATKERIKLVNSDPIYTLKRISSGLPSPLESMVAKLADESWYVIKQEAIKHLEVRWYDDVYEPYYTKLASRYPFNNQSKKDVALQDFEAFFAPKGTLDNFYENQLKVFIEENITVDEDDRAQSLVRPEVLSQIAQAQRIQQAFFNRKGILDVNFSVEPLLLSSNKRRSVLNVDGQTLAYSHGSRDAVELIWPNTLRDSAVSKVTLVPTKTNLSPRSLNLKGPWSFFRLLDKSNVLSASKTSVDYQFSVDGGEMVYRLNAESEGNPFTERLFKSFELSKTLY is encoded by the coding sequence ATGTGGAAAAGTATCATTGGTGTCGTTAAGACATTTAGGCCGGGGATTACAGCAGCGCTTCCAATTCTGTTGTTTACATTATTTATTTTATTAAACGTCGCCATTTGGTGGTCAGGTCCTTGGTTAGATATTCAAGGCAGTAAACCATTAAAGTCGATATCTGCTCGTGGTGTAGCGAGTTTCATATTGATATTACTCTCTCTTTCCTGTTGGGGAGTGTGGCAATGGCGCAAACTGCAAGGTTTTAAAAACCAGCAACAGCGTGAAGATCAGCTAAAGCAAGACCCTATTCGATCCTATGAAGAGCGCCAAGAAGCAGAGCTTAATAACGTGATGAGAGAGATGAAACAAAGCCTCGATACTCGTCATTATCTTTACGCTTTACCTTGGTATCTCGTGCTTGGATTAGAAAACGCCGGCAAAACCAGTTTGATTCATCGCTCTGGACAAAATTTTGCGCTCTCCTCGACCATGCGAGCCTCTGGACAAAAAAGTGACAACCCATACTCATTCGACTGGTGGATTGGCGACGAATCAGTCTTGATTGATCCTGACGGCGAATTACTGACACAAGGCAACAACCGTGAAGAGCGTGATGGAGAGTTAGAGCGCCGCCTATGGCTACATTTTGTCAACTGGTTGGAAAAAACACGTCGCCGCCGACCACTTAACGGGATCGTCTTGGCATTGGATGTGTCACACTTAGCCACAGCGAATGCGAGTGAGCGTAAAGCTTATGCCAATTTATTACGAGCCCGTATTCGTGAACTCATGGATACATTAGCAACTCGTCTACCTGTATACATTACTTTAACGAAGCTCGATCTCCTTTATGGCTTTGAACCTTTCTTCAGACATTACTCTAAATCGCAACGAGAGGAAATATTAGGGTTTACCTTCTCACTTGAGTCCGTTGATAATTTTGACCGTTGGTTAGAAGAGTTCAGTCAGGACTATGATCAGTTTGTTGCCCGTATCAATGAACTCTTCCCCCAAACGGTCGCGGAGCCGATTGAGCAAGAAGAGCGCGATGCAATTTATAGCTTTGCCCGTCAAATTTCCGGATTACAAAGTATCTTAAAAACATTTTTCCAAGATGCACTCTCTAGCGATCAATTCTCGACCTCAGCTTTAGTGCGTGGCGCCTACTTTACCTCCGTATATCAACAGGGCGTACCCATTAATGCCTTTGGCGACTCAGCATCACGCCGATACGGTTTGTCACACTCTGTAAATAAAGCGCAAAAAGCAAAGAACTCAACCACCTATTTTACACAGCAACTGTTTAGTAATGTGATATATCCTGAAGCAGCTCTCGCTTCGGATAACGTTCGAGTCACTAAACAAAAGCGCCGCTTAATAAAACTGTCATTCGCCACTTGTTTCATTACATCTGTGTTATTAATGGGTAGCTGGCATCGTTATTATCAAATTAACATCCACCGCTCTGATGCCGTATTAAGTAAGGTAAACGAATATAAAGATAGTTACCCTTCTCACATAGCGCTGGCGTCACAAAAAGATATTTTAGAGGCATTGAACTACATTCGTCACGCAACGTTAGAGTTTGGTTTTTTTCGTGATAAGCCACGTTATGTCTCTGACTTTGGTCTCTATCAAGGACACACAATCGGCCCAATGGTTGAAAATACCTACTTAAACTTATTGGAGACCCGCTTTTTACCTTTGCTAATGACTGAAGTGGTGGTCGAGCTAAAACAAGCGAAAACCGAAGAGGAAAAACTGGCCGCATTACGAGTTTATCGTATGATGACAGATAAAAGTGGGCGTTATAAAGACTACGTCCTCAATTACTTCAGTCAGTATTGGCAACGCGCTTTTGCTGGACAAAAGAAAGTCCAAGCTGAGCTTAATGAGCATTTAGACTATGCTATGCGTCAGACAGACTTAGCCAGTGCACGAGCTCAAGGAGAAATTTGGGCGGAGCAAGTGATGAGGCCATATGATTCTACCATTGCTAAAATTCAATCCGAACTTAGTAGTATCCCCAACGATCAGCGTGTATACCGCAACCTTAAACTCAATGCACCAACCGCTCTTGGCCCTGCGATCAGTATTCGTAACTTAATCGGTCCGACTTTTGATATTGTATTTGAAGAGCGTATCGCTAACCGCAGCTTATATATCCCCCAAATGCTGACCAAAGAAGGTTTTGAAAATTACTTCATGCCTCGCTCTGAGTCGGTATCGGAGTTGACTCTGATTGACAGTTGGGTTCTCGGCCAATCTAAAGTGGCTCAGTTTAGTAAGGCTGACAAACAAGTCTTGCGTAAAAAAATCCGTAATCTGTATATCGCGGATTACGTCAGTACTTGGCGAGCCGCACTGAATGATATTAACATTAAGTATTTTAGTGATATCAATGATGCCGTTCTGGTACTAGACAACCTCACCAGTAATCTCGAGCCGCTGCAGCGACTGCTACGCACACTAAAAAACAACACCCAAATAATTATCGGTTTAGATCCAGACAATGACGCCTATGATGAACTACTGAAAAGTGCTCAATACAAAGTAGCGTCGAGCATTGAATCGCCATTCTCTGAATTAAACTCGATGCTTAAATCTGTCGGCGAGCAACCGGCTTACATTACTGAAGTATTAGCATCCGTTGAAGAGCTCAAGCTTTACCTCAGATCAATTCAAGAGTCCCCCGATATCGGTATGGCTGCATTAGAGGCAACAAAAGAACGGATTAAGTTGGTCAACTCTGATCCGATTTATACCTTGAAACGCATCTCGTCAGGCTTACCAAGCCCGCTAGAGAGTATGGTGGCAAAACTTGCTGATGAGAGTTGGTATGTCATCAAACAAGAAGCGATAAAGCACTTAGAAGTGCGTTGGTATGATGATGTTTATGAGCCTTATTACACCAAACTAGCCAGTCGTTACCCCTTTAATAATCAATCAAAAAAAGATGTGGCTTTACAAGACTTTGAAGCCTTTTTTGCACCTAAAGGGACATTGGACAATTTCTACGAAAATCAGCTGAAAGTGTTTATTGAGGAAAATATTACCGTTGATGAAGATGATCGTGCTCAATCACTCGTTCGCCCAGAGGTGTTATCACAAATTGCTCAAGCACAGCGTATTCAACAAGCTTTCTTCAATCGTAAAGGGATCCTAGATGTGAATTTTTCTGTAGAGCCACTTCTGTTAAGCAGTAATAAACGCCGAAGTGTTCTCAATGTTGATGGTCAAACTCTGGCATACAGTCACGGATCTCGTGATGCCGTTGAATTAATTTGGCCCAATACATTGCGTGATTCGGCAGTATCAAAAGTGACACTGGTACCCACAAAAACAAACCTATCTCCGAGGAGCCTAAATTTAAAAGGACCCTGGTCATTCTTCCGTTTACTGGATAAAAGCAACGTGCTATCGGCCAGTAAAACATCGGTTGACTACCAGTTCTCCGTTGATGGCGGAGAGATGGTATATCGCCTCAATGCAGAGTCTGAGGGTAACCCCTTTACCGAACGTTTATTCAAGTCGTTCGAATTATCGAAGACGCTCTACTAA
- a CDS encoding type VI secretion system ImpA family N-terminal domain-containing protein, with translation MSNTILLDQEIYHITSDSHSIRYLEHYQKVRDEINCRFNPLSGGTNWQVIYDACENLAKGPGVDLLMCGYFTVAKLKVEGISGYANGLELLMQCLNLLSKPDPKSAKMYKDVLEWVNSKVVPELKKMKPTQEQLRDLYRSERMCESIHHWMTLHQPEIDVNFEGVGFVLFEHIDRIETRYHTALKRQEKQQNKTGDFTRKHYRLSLIATYFIATLVSITGLWFYSNPNLLNMYSFKQWVEVPVLTTDNLESFIDNTTSAKLAAIHSEIVPLYLSTITEKNRTSIEQPHLEALELIDVLQNLYSEDEQVNQMSLALHQDQKLALKQTNELVTRFNEVRTKMANIALLAKKRHWSQIENEAKSLEAFAVSLSPIYGRLGYIEKLIEEEQVQQAQKEFDVLKNRLNNLSWKVTELQRELPIQHN, from the coding sequence ATGTCCAATACGATTTTACTTGACCAAGAGATCTACCATATTACGTCAGACTCTCATTCCATTCGCTATTTAGAGCACTATCAAAAGGTAAGAGATGAGATTAACTGTCGTTTTAACCCGTTATCTGGTGGAACCAATTGGCAAGTCATTTACGATGCTTGTGAAAATCTGGCTAAAGGACCAGGCGTTGATTTGCTTATGTGTGGCTACTTTACAGTTGCGAAACTCAAAGTTGAAGGTATTTCAGGTTATGCCAATGGCTTAGAGTTACTCATGCAATGCTTAAATTTACTGTCTAAGCCTGATCCCAAGTCAGCTAAAATGTATAAAGATGTGTTGGAGTGGGTCAATAGCAAAGTGGTTCCAGAGTTAAAAAAAATGAAACCAACTCAAGAGCAGCTAAGAGATCTTTACCGTAGTGAAAGAATGTGTGAAAGCATTCACCATTGGATGACTCTCCATCAACCCGAGATTGATGTGAATTTTGAAGGCGTCGGATTTGTTTTATTTGAACATATCGACCGGATTGAGACGCGCTACCATACCGCTTTAAAACGCCAAGAAAAACAACAAAACAAAACAGGCGATTTCACACGTAAGCACTACCGACTAAGTCTGATTGCTACGTACTTTATTGCCACCCTCGTAAGTATCACAGGGCTCTGGTTTTACAGTAACCCGAATTTATTAAATATGTACTCGTTTAAGCAATGGGTCGAGGTGCCCGTTTTGACAACGGACAACCTAGAAAGCTTCATTGACAACACAACGTCAGCCAAATTAGCGGCGATTCATTCTGAGATAGTCCCCTTGTATTTATCGACGATTACCGAAAAAAATCGAACTTCTATTGAACAACCTCACTTAGAAGCCTTAGAGCTGATTGATGTATTACAAAACCTTTATTCTGAAGATGAACAAGTTAATCAAATGAGCTTAGCGCTGCATCAAGACCAAAAGCTTGCACTTAAACAAACAAACGAGTTAGTGACTCGGTTTAATGAAGTGCGAACTAAAATGGCAAATATTGCCTTGTTAGCCAAGAAACGTCATTGGTCTCAAATCGAAAACGAAGCTAAATCGTTAGAAGCGTTTGCCGTTAGCCTATCTCCTATCTATGGCCGTCTTGGCTATATTGAGAAATTGATAGAAGAAGAACAAGTCCAACAAGCACAAAAGGAGTTCGACGTACTAAAAAATCGGCTCAATAATTTAAGCTGGAAAGTCACCGAACTCCAACGAGAGCTGCCTATACAACACAATTAA
- a CDS encoding Hcp family type VI secretion system effector, whose product MPTPCYISIQGEIQGLITSGACTSDSIGDSYVEGHEDEMLVQKFEHVISVPTDPQSGQPSGQRVHKPFKFTVSLNKSVPLLYNALSSGEKMKEVELKWYRTSIEGKQENFFTTKLENASIVDIECEMPHCQDPSMSDFTQNLTVSMSYRKITWDHINAGTSGSDDWRKPIEA is encoded by the coding sequence ATGCCAACGCCATGTTATATCTCTATTCAAGGTGAAATTCAGGGACTCATCACATCAGGGGCGTGCACCTCTGATTCTATCGGCGACTCTTACGTTGAAGGGCACGAAGACGAAATGCTGGTTCAAAAGTTCGAGCATGTCATTTCGGTTCCAACGGACCCACAATCTGGTCAACCTTCTGGTCAGCGTGTGCATAAGCCGTTTAAATTCACCGTGTCTTTAAACAAATCGGTGCCACTGCTTTACAATGCCCTCTCTTCAGGCGAGAAAATGAAAGAGGTCGAGCTAAAATGGTATCGCACATCCATTGAAGGTAAACAAGAGAACTTCTTTACCACCAAGCTTGAAAACGCCTCTATTGTCGACATCGAATGTGAAATGCCACACTGCCAAGACCCATCCATGTCCGATTTCACTCAGAACCTGACCGTGTCAATGTCTTACCGCAAAATCACGTGGGACCACATTAACGCAGGCACATCAGGCTCTGATGATTGGCGTAAACCTATCGAAGCCTAA